In Ignavibacteriales bacterium, the following are encoded in one genomic region:
- a CDS encoding T9SS type A sorting domain-containing protein, producing the protein MPRTAITILSICLFFTINSPTFSQIGWKAIDNPAQSWLFCLTFTNENTGFIAGQYGTVMKSTDAGLSWAIKPTPTDQVLLSVHFFDPNNGFICGTNGTIIKTTDAGESWFLAEAPSIYALNSTAFIDDSTGFIVGDYGSILATQDRGNTWTQVNSPTVNMLNSVSFSSPLHGMAVGLFGTIIKTDNGGLSWHSVNSPTYKNFHSVYYIDPSLSFIAGFPGNIYKTTNTGSSWEQQVSHAGTSLRSVFFLNANTGYIAGHHGTILKTINGGVTWYLQEPPLLRNLSFVKFLDENTGYIVGRDGTIFRTTNGGDSPTPVDPNANLPRSFALMQNYPNPFNPSTIIGFDVPYRPGFSGSDMVNISVYDITGKRIAVLVNSEYKAGYYEVEWNAPAMASGVYIYKFISGDFIESKRMILLK; encoded by the coding sequence ATGCCACGAACTGCCATAACCATATTATCTATATGTCTGTTTTTCACAATAAATTCCCCAACATTTTCGCAAATTGGATGGAAAGCGATCGATAATCCCGCTCAAAGCTGGCTCTTTTGCCTTACATTCACCAATGAAAATACCGGCTTTATTGCAGGACAATACGGTACCGTGATGAAATCCACCGACGCAGGTCTAAGCTGGGCAATAAAACCCACTCCCACTGATCAGGTCTTATTATCGGTTCATTTCTTTGACCCGAACAACGGCTTCATCTGCGGTACTAACGGCACAATAATAAAAACTACCGACGCGGGCGAATCATGGTTCCTGGCGGAAGCCCCTTCCATTTACGCTTTGAATTCTACTGCCTTCATTGATGACAGTACGGGATTTATCGTAGGCGACTATGGCTCTATACTTGCTACACAAGACCGCGGGAATACATGGACGCAGGTTAATTCACCAACAGTCAACATGCTTAACTCCGTCAGCTTCTCTTCCCCCTTACACGGAATGGCAGTCGGTCTGTTCGGTACAATAATAAAAACTGATAACGGTGGTCTCTCGTGGCACAGCGTCAATTCACCGACTTACAAAAATTTTCACTCTGTTTACTATATTGATCCTTCCCTTTCATTTATAGCCGGATTCCCCGGAAATATATACAAAACAACTAATACAGGGAGTTCATGGGAACAGCAGGTCAGTCACGCAGGCACTTCGCTCCGTTCCGTCTTTTTTCTCAATGCGAACACAGGGTATATTGCCGGGCATCACGGCACTATCTTAAAAACTATAAACGGAGGCGTGACCTGGTATCTTCAGGAACCTCCTCTGCTCAGAAATCTTTCCTTCGTAAAATTCCTCGATGAAAATACAGGATACATTGTCGGCAGGGACGGAACTATCTTTCGCACTACTAACGGAGGAGATTCACCCACACCCGTCGATCCCAATGCCAATCTCCCGCGTAGCTTCGCACTAATGCAGAACTACCCAAACCCGTTTAACCCGTCCACGATCATCGGGTTCGATGTTCCTTACCGCCCCGGATTCTCCGGCTCCGATATGGTGAATATCTCCGTATATGATATCACCGGCAAACGCATCGCCGTTCTCGTCAATTCCGAATACAAAGCAGGCTACTATGAAGTCGAATGGAATGCGCCTGCGATGGCAAGCGGAGTGTATATTTATAAATTCATCTCCGGCGATTTTATCGAATCGAAAAGAATGATCTTACTAAAATAG
- a CDS encoding immune inhibitor A, which produces MIFTSGTNDDRYRNVGDINKTLYVKIYNTGNVLDRLSKLGVAVDHVDIDKTDNTFLAYLNGAEVQTMMDEGIAFDIIYGDWYEDYYSKIPPMTESEKQQQRQMMLDRDNVSGFGYGSMGGYYTYDEVIRKIDSMAMDYPTLVSPKYQIGTTFTGKPIYAYNITSNAPRTSTKPQVLYTALIHAREAITVMNLMYFSYYLLENYNTDPVVKYLLDNRELVFIPFVNPDGYRYNQKFFPNGGGMRRKNLRGVDTVNYQQATNGIDLNRNFGLYQYWNSPNGGSSTSPNSDTYRGTAPFSEPETQAIQNFANSNNFVNSLFYHSYGNLLIYPWAWIDPQQTPDSNIYKNWTGFMSEFNGFLPGVASQTVGYEVRGGSDDWLYNDSAHSKIISLTPEIGTGSDGFWPAQNRIFPLAMINLVPNLFWAGAADTFAVYDGSGFAPGSGVGAGDTARIYVAAKSVGVNNASTVTMSLQTLDTAVTILSNDKTLTNFTFFESKNNIADPFLLKINPNINNGQTTKLLVNIKLGTNIVSRDTMSFILGTPTILFKDTVVSVNPLWTASGPNANNTWATTTSDFVSPPFSYTDSPFGNYSSNVTNTLTLNTPIPLSNTLNIIKLMFNTRYATESGWDYGQVQISTNNGTSWTALQGKFTKPGSGSFQPNGQPLYDGTMSTWKQEDIDISQYRNNSVKLRFYFRSDNGTNLDGWYVDDICILGYDGSTGITGNGQIPVSYDLSQNYPNPFNPSTTINFSIPKDQAVTLKVYDMLGREVSQLVSGVQKAGSYSVVFDGSKLSSGVYYYEIRAENFVETKRMVLVK; this is translated from the coding sequence GTGATATTCACATCCGGTACAAATGATGACAGATACCGCAACGTGGGGGACATAAATAAGACATTATACGTAAAAATATACAATACCGGTAACGTGCTCGACCGCTTGAGCAAGCTGGGGGTTGCCGTAGATCACGTGGACATAGATAAGACAGACAATACTTTCCTCGCATATCTAAACGGAGCGGAAGTGCAGACAATGATGGATGAAGGGATAGCATTTGACATAATATACGGAGATTGGTACGAAGATTATTACAGCAAGATACCACCGATGACGGAGAGCGAGAAGCAACAGCAGAGGCAGATGATGCTCGACAGAGACAATGTGAGCGGGTTTGGATACGGAAGCATGGGCGGATATTATACTTATGATGAAGTAATAAGGAAGATTGATTCGATGGCAATGGATTATCCGACGCTCGTGTCGCCGAAATATCAGATAGGAACGACTTTTACCGGTAAGCCGATATACGCATACAACATCACAAGCAACGCGCCGAGAACAAGCACAAAGCCGCAGGTGTTATACACTGCGCTGATACACGCCCGCGAGGCAATCACTGTAATGAACCTGATGTACTTCTCCTATTATTTGTTGGAGAACTACAATACCGACCCGGTCGTGAAATATCTTCTGGATAATAGGGAGCTGGTATTTATTCCTTTTGTAAATCCGGACGGGTACAGGTACAATCAAAAGTTTTTCCCGAACGGCGGAGGAATGAGAAGGAAGAACCTCCGCGGTGTAGATACGGTGAATTACCAGCAGGCAACGAACGGAATCGACCTCAACAGGAATTTTGGTCTGTATCAATACTGGAACTCTCCGAACGGTGGATCATCGACGAGCCCAAACTCCGATACATACAGGGGAACGGCTCCATTTTCTGAGCCGGAGACACAGGCAATACAGAACTTCGCAAACTCGAATAATTTCGTAAACAGCTTGTTTTACCATTCATACGGAAACCTGCTCATATATCCGTGGGCATGGATAGACCCGCAGCAGACACCGGATTCAAATATCTATAAGAACTGGACTGGTTTCATGTCAGAGTTTAACGGATTCCTTCCGGGGGTTGCATCGCAAACCGTCGGATATGAAGTACGGGGCGGTTCGGATGACTGGCTCTACAATGACTCGGCACACTCAAAGATCATATCGCTAACTCCGGAGATAGGTACGGGGTCGGACGGCTTCTGGCCTGCTCAAAACCGTATATTCCCGCTAGCGATGATAAATTTAGTACCGAACCTATTCTGGGCAGGCGCGGCAGATACATTCGCGGTGTATGACGGATCGGGTTTTGCTCCGGGATCGGGCGTGGGCGCAGGAGATACAGCAAGAATATATGTAGCGGCGAAGAGCGTCGGCGTGAATAACGCTAGCACCGTTACTATGAGCCTCCAGACACTGGATACGGCGGTGACAATATTATCGAACGATAAAACGCTTACCAATTTCACATTTTTTGAATCAAAGAACAACATTGCTGATCCGTTCCTATTAAAAATAAATCCGAATATTAATAACGGTCAAACGACTAAACTTTTGGTGAATATAAAGCTGGGAACGAACATAGTATCAAGAGACACTATGTCGTTTATACTCGGTACTCCAACAATATTATTCAAAGATACTGTGGTGAGCGTTAACCCACTATGGACCGCATCAGGGCCTAACGCTAACAATACATGGGCGACCACGACAAGCGACTTTGTGTCACCTCCGTTTTCATATACTGACAGCCCGTTTGGAAATTACAGTTCGAACGTAACCAATACACTTACACTTAATACACCTATTCCTCTGAGCAATACACTGAATATCATTAAGCTGATGTTTAACACAAGGTATGCAACGGAGAGCGGATGGGATTACGGACAGGTGCAGATCAGTACCAATAACGGAACGTCATGGACAGCGTTACAGGGTAAGTTTACAAAGCCGGGAAGCGGAAGTTTCCAGCCGAACGGACAGCCTCTATATGACGGAACAATGAGCACGTGGAAGCAGGAAGATATAGACATATCACAATACAGGAATAACAGTGTTAAGCTGAGATTTTATTTCAGATCCGATAACGGCACCAACCTGGACGGATGGTACGTGGATGATATATGTATATTAGGCTATGACGGAAGCACGGGAATAACCGGAAACGGTCAGATCCCAGTAAGCTATGATCTGAGCCAGAACTATCCGAATCCATTCAATCCGTCAACGACGATCAATTTCTCTATTCCGAAAGACCAGGCCGTAACATTAAAGGTTTATGACATGCTCGGAAGGGAAGTATCGCAACTAGTGAGCGGTGTTCAGAAAGCGGGAAGTTACTCGGTAGTATTCGACGGATCGAAATTATCGAGCGGAGTATATTATTACGAAATAAGAGCGGAGAACTTTGTAGAAACGAAACGAATGGTATTGGTTAAATAA
- a CDS encoding T9SS type A sorting domain-containing protein codes for MKRILLVIVLTGVVFAGVKFLGSHEEYEEENEGSDNKYMPSDYFYNQRADQNGNIPFHKYFDAVERKMSMERDNPLGLTWTASGPYNIGGRITAIVVDPGNTNIIIAGAAAGGIIKSTDGGVSWEPKTDFVSSLSVGSLKMDPLNPNIIYCGTGEANNATEVYPGFGMLKSTDKGDTWTLVGLDSTMSLGEISISPQNPNTIYAASGGGLYSKGTNRGIYKSVNGGLNWTQVFYLNDSTSAVDVAIDPSDSNRVYAAMMERLRGPSFRKAGGVSSGVYMSTDAGATWARITNGLPAPAANIGRICIAVAPSNPNYVYTLYRKVSNTSSASQDNVFEGFYMSTNKGASWTRMPDGILDSEFSNFGWYFGMIEVDPTDHNKVYVGDVDTYRSTNGGTSWTNITDAYGGTFDEQHPDMHALWINPSNVSNIFNGNDGGMFITTNGGTNWNKSYDLPISQFYASDIDYQLPDRKYGGLQDNGSVGTKTGGTADWDHFYGGDGFVFKIDYNDSNVMYAESQNGGIGRSTNGGNSFNSIRNGVDFSRTNWNTPYIIDREISTTLYIGTYKVFRSTNRGSSWTAISPDLTRGQNGRLGTITCISSAPYTGGARVIYTGTDDAKISVTTNSGTTWTDVTGSLPSRYMTDVVTDMRNPATAYVSLSGYTLDENTPRIYRTTDFGATWTSIAGNLPDVPVNSIIIEETRDSILFVGTDAGVYYTSNLGATWQAVGTGLPNSPVFDINYHQPTHLLVAATHGRSIYSADVSSIVVGVHNISQIAETYSLSQNYPNPFNPSTKIQFSIPKSGNVKITVYDVTGKEAKVLVNERKEIGQYEVEFNGSSLASGVYFYRIEAGDFRETKRMVLVK; via the coding sequence ATGAAAAGAATATTACTAGTAATAGTTTTAACGGGGGTAGTATTTGCAGGTGTGAAATTTCTGGGTTCGCATGAGGAATACGAAGAAGAGAACGAGGGATCAGACAATAAATACATGCCTTCGGATTATTTTTACAACCAGAGGGCAGACCAAAACGGGAACATTCCCTTTCATAAATACTTCGATGCAGTGGAGAGGAAGATGTCAATGGAAAGGGATAATCCATTGGGTCTGACATGGACTGCCAGCGGTCCGTATAATATCGGCGGAAGGATAACCGCAATAGTAGTGGATCCGGGAAATACGAACATTATTATTGCAGGCGCGGCGGCAGGCGGTATTATAAAGAGCACAGACGGCGGAGTAAGCTGGGAGCCTAAGACGGACTTTGTTTCCAGTCTCTCGGTAGGAAGTTTGAAAATGGATCCGCTGAATCCCAACATAATATATTGCGGGACAGGTGAAGCAAACAACGCGACGGAAGTATATCCCGGATTTGGAATGCTGAAATCAACAGACAAGGGCGACACGTGGACACTTGTCGGTCTGGACAGCACAATGTCATTGGGTGAGATCTCCATTTCACCACAAAACCCTAACACCATTTACGCGGCATCGGGCGGGGGATTGTATTCAAAGGGAACTAACAGAGGAATTTATAAGTCGGTAAACGGCGGACTGAACTGGACGCAGGTATTTTATCTAAACGATTCGACAAGCGCGGTGGACGTGGCAATAGATCCATCGGATTCCAACCGTGTTTACGCGGCAATGATGGAGAGATTGAGAGGACCGTCTTTCAGGAAGGCAGGCGGTGTATCGAGCGGAGTTTATATGAGCACCGATGCAGGAGCAACATGGGCAAGGATAACGAACGGATTGCCGGCACCTGCGGCTAACATAGGCAGGATCTGTATCGCAGTGGCGCCTTCAAATCCAAATTACGTATACACGCTGTATAGAAAAGTATCGAACACTTCATCGGCATCACAGGATAACGTATTCGAAGGATTTTATATGTCCACAAATAAAGGAGCCAGCTGGACGAGGATGCCGGACGGAATATTAGATTCGGAGTTTTCCAATTTCGGATGGTATTTTGGGATGATAGAAGTAGATCCAACGGATCATAATAAAGTTTACGTTGGTGACGTGGATACATATAGAAGCACGAACGGCGGGACAAGCTGGACGAATATAACAGATGCATACGGCGGAACATTCGACGAGCAACATCCGGATATGCACGCGCTCTGGATAAACCCTTCAAATGTGAGCAACATCTTTAACGGAAATGACGGCGGGATGTTCATAACTACAAACGGAGGAACTAACTGGAATAAGTCATACGATCTTCCGATAAGCCAGTTCTATGCATCGGATATCGACTACCAGCTACCCGATAGAAAATACGGCGGACTTCAGGATAACGGTTCGGTCGGAACAAAGACCGGCGGCACTGCAGATTGGGATCATTTTTACGGCGGAGACGGCTTTGTATTTAAGATAGATTATAATGATTCGAACGTAATGTACGCGGAATCGCAGAACGGCGGGATAGGAAGAAGCACCAACGGCGGTAACAGCTTTAATTCGATAAGGAACGGAGTGGATTTTTCGAGAACGAACTGGAACACGCCGTACATAATCGACAGAGAAATTTCGACAACACTTTACATAGGAACTTACAAGGTATTCAGATCGACTAACAGGGGGTCGTCATGGACGGCAATCAGTCCGGACCTTACGCGCGGTCAGAACGGAAGGCTTGGAACGATAACGTGTATCTCGTCTGCTCCATATACCGGAGGCGCACGGGTGATATATACCGGCACGGACGACGCAAAGATATCGGTCACGACAAATTCAGGTACGACATGGACAGATGTGACGGGCTCGCTTCCCAGCAGATATATGACGGATGTTGTTACGGATATGCGGAACCCGGCGACGGCGTATGTATCGCTGAGCGGGTACACACTCGATGAGAACACTCCACGGATCTACAGGACGACGGATTTCGGCGCGACGTGGACTTCGATAGCAGGCAACCTGCCCGACGTGCCAGTAAATTCAATTATTATAGAAGAGACGAGGGATTCGATATTATTTGTTGGCACGGATGCGGGAGTTTATTATACATCGAATCTAGGCGCGACATGGCAGGCGGTTGGCACAGGACTGCCGAACTCACCGGTATTCGACATAAACTATCATCAGCCGACGCATTTGCTGGTGGCGGCAACACACGGAAGGTCGATATATTCAGCGGACGTGAGCAGTATTGTGGTTGGTGTGCATAATATCAGCCAGATAGCAGAGACGTATTCGCTCAGCCAGAACTATCCCAATCCATTCAACCCGTCCACTAAGATACAATTCAGCATACCAAAGAGCGGGAATGTAAAGATAACAGTATATGACGTTACCGGAAAAGAAGCCAAGGTGCTGGTCAATGAGAGAAAAGAAATCGGGCAGTACGAGGTGGAATTTAACGGTTCATCATTGGCGAGCGGTGTATATTTTTACAGAATAGAGGCGGGAGATTTCAGAGAGACAAAGAGAATGGTATTAGTAAAATAA